The genome window CGATAATGTTGGTTCCGGTCATGCCGGCCTCGGCGGCCTGGCGCACAGCCGTGCGCAGGGCGGCCACCGCCAACGGATACTCTGCCCGTACATACAAGTAGCCGGTCTGGGCGCCGATCGCCCAGGCGCCGATCAGCATACCTTCGAGCACCCGGTGCGGATCACCTTCGAGCATCGTCCGGTTCATGAAGGCCCCGGGGTCGCCCTCGTCGGCGTTGCAGATGATGTACTTCAGGGAACCGGGCTGCTTGCGGGTGATCTCCCACTTGGTCCCGGTCGGAAAGCCTGCGCCGCCTCGGCCGCGCAGGCGGGAGTCCTTCACGATCTCAATCACCTTCTCCGGAGGCATCTGGAGCGCTTCTCGGAAGGCTTGATAGCCTCCAGCCGCCACGTAGTCCTCCAGCGAGGTGGGATCAATCACCCCGCAGAGTTGGGTGGTCACCTTCTGCTGGTTGCCGAGGAACGGGTAGTCGGCATGGTCGGCCCGCCGGCTGAGCATCCACTCGGGGGAAATGCCGCGACCGCCTGCCCCGAAATGCTGATCCATGATCGGCATCACGCGCTCCGGGGTCACTGGGCCGTACAGGTAGGTGTTGCCATCGGCCACGATCTCGACCACGGGTTCGCCGTGGCAGGCGCCCAGGCAGCCGGTGCGGTACAGAGCGACCGGGATCTGGCGGCGCTTGACGTAGCCTTCGATCGCCGCCAGGGTCGAGCCGGCCCCGGCCGCCATGCCGCAGGTGGAGGCCCCGATGCGGATGGTGGCCTTCATCAGAACGCCTCCTCATCGGGCAGCAGGATGTCGCCCTGCAGTCGGCGCAGCACTTCCCAGGCCTTCTCCGGGGTCATCCTTCCGTAGGTCCGTTCATTGACGACCATGACCGGCGCCAGGCTGCAGGCGCCGACGCAGGCCAGGGTCTGCAGCGTGATCAGGCCATCCTGCGTGGTCTCGTCCTCCCCGATGCCTAGCTTCTTCTCGATGAGAGCCTGGATCGCCGAGGACAGTCCCACGTGGCAGGCCGTCCCCTTGCAGACGCGGACCTGATAGCGGCCCGGCGGGCTCAGCTTGAACAGGTTGTAGAAGGTGGCGATGCCGTATAGCTGGCTGAGAGGAAACCCGAGTTCCTGGGCGGTGTGCTGCAGTTGACGCTGAGGCAGGAAGCTGTAATGTTCCTGGATTTCCTCGAGCACGGTGATCAGCGCGTCCTGCTTGCCTCGGAACTTGTCGAGAATCTGCAGCAGCTCCGGCGGAGGCGGCTCGGCGAGCGGGTCGCCGGCGTAGACATACTTGCGCATCGGCTTAGGCGCTGGACGCGGCATGGGACCCCACCTCCCTTGTGCAACGCTTCACGAACTCGCGCTTCCACTGGTCTCTCGGAGATCCTCTCACCGGTTCCCCTCCAGGTGACTATAGCACCAGCCGCCTCGCCTCCATACCGACATCCGTCACAGAGTGGACAGGAACTGTCGCCCATCCTGCCACGAGTTTTGTTGACCGCCCACTCCAATCCCTCTACAATTCGCCCATGCCTTTCGCTGCCGGGTCCTTCCTGCATCAACGCTACCGGATCGAAGCCCTGCTCGGCAAGGGCGGCATGGGCGCGGTTTACCAGGCCTTCGACGAGACCTTGCAGATCCGGGTGGCGGTCAAGGAGAACCTGAACTTCAACCCGGAGGCCGAGCGCCAGTTCCATCGCGAGGCGTCGCTGCTGGCGGGCTTGCGCCACCCCAACTTACCTCGCGTGACCGACCACTTCTCAGAGGAAGACCGCCAGTATCTGGTGATGGACTTCATCGAGGGTGTCGACTTGCATGCCCGCGCGAAGCGCCACCCGCCTTCGGTGGACGAAGTGCTACGCTGGGCCGATGCGCTGTGCGACGCCCTGGGTTACCTGCACACCCGAACCCCGCCCATCATCCACCGCGACGTCAAGCCGGCCAACGTCAAGCTGCAGCCCGATGGCACGATCGTCCTCGTCGATTTCGGCCTGGCCAAGGTGTTCGATCAGCATCAGACAACCACCGGTGCCCGCGGCCTGACGCCCGGCTTCTCCCCGCCGGAGCAGTATGGCGGCTCGCGCACCGACGCCCGTACCGACCAGTATTCGCTGGCAGCAACGATCTACGCACTGCTCACCGGCCGACCGCCGGCTGACAGCATTGAACGCATGCTCAAGAAGGAAGAGCTGATCCGGGCGGCGCAGTTTAACCCAGCGGTGCCGGCCTATGTAGACTCGGCCCTGACCGGCGCCCTGGCACTGGAGCAGGATGAACGATTCCCGGATCTCGCGGCATTCCAGCAGGCGCTGGGCGGCCGAGCCCCCGCTCCTACCGTGCGGGCGGCCTCCGCGCCCGCACGGGGGCGACCGCGGTCGCGGCGCGGGCTGTGGATTGCCGCCGGCCTGGGGGGGCTCCTGCTGCTCGGAGCCATCGGGATGGGGGGCCTGGTGCTGCTCGGGCGCGCCGCAGGCGCCATCCCGACCGCCAGCGCGACCCGTCAGGCCACAGCCACCACCGCCGCCACCCTGCCGGTCGTGGCGCCGCCGCCCAGCGAGACGGTGCAACCGAGCGAGACTCCTGAACCCACCCTGCCCGCCACCGAAGCCGCTTCCCCGACGGCGCCGGTCGGCATCGGAGCCGCCCGCGCCATCGCCTTGGTCAGCGATCGCGAGGATGGACGCACCCTTCAGATCTGGAGCATGCTTCCCGACGGCAGTCAGCCGCGCCAAATGACCTTCGGCCCCGGCGACAAGACCCAGCCGCGCTGGTCACCTGATGGCGCGCGCCTGCTGTTTGTCGCCCCCGCTGGCAAAGACGCCCTGGGCAACGACCTCGGCCTGGACATCTGGGCGATGAACGCCGACGGCTCGGGCATCCAGGATGTGACCCTCAGCCCGGGCGATGACACCGACCCGGCGTGGTCATCCGACGGCCAGTCCATCGCCTTCACCAGCGACCGCATCGATCGGAAGGAGCAAGTCTTCCAGATGGAGTCGGGCTGTCTCCAAACGCCGGAAGGCTGCCAGTCGGTTCGGCAGCGCAATGTCTCGGCCGGCTTCGCCGTCGAGTACTCTCCGGCCTGGTCTCCAGACGCTTCGCAGCTTGCAGTGGTCGCCTCGATCAACGGCGCGCCCGGCCGGATCTTCATCCACGACCTGGTCCTGCCCGCGGCTGGGACCCCCGTCCCAATGCCGGCTCAATTCGATCCCCGCGACAACATTGTTGGCGCCGATCACCTACGCTGGTCCGGCGACGGCGCGTTCTTCGTCTTCACCTGGCTCCAGCCCACGACCAACGAGATCTACCTGGTGACGCTCGACAACCCGGCCTCTCCCCGCAAGCTGACCAACACCGCCGGCAACAAGGAACCCGCCCTGTCACCCGACGGCAGCTACATTGCCTTCACCTCCACCCGCGACCAGAACCCGGAGGTGTACGTGATGTCGACCAGCGGGGCGGATGAGATCAACCTGACGAACCTGCCGACCGCTCGCGACATGCAGCCTGACTGGCAACCTTGAGCGCCCGGTCTGCTGCCCGACCCGCGGCCTGACCCTCTCCCCTGCACCCGTGCCCATCTCGACCCCACCACTCCCCGTGGCGGAGAGGGGTTCCGTGATATCCTGCCCGACAGCATGCAGATCCTCGCCGTCGACATCGGCACAGGCACCCAGGACATCCTGCTCCTCCACCCGGGGCTGGCCTTAGAGAACGCCTTCAAGCTGGTCATGCCCTCGCCGACCATGATCATCCGCCGCCGGCTGCAGCAGGCCACGCTGCGCAGGGAGGGCGTGCTGCTCAGCGGCGTGATGATGGGCGGCGGCCCGTGCCACTGGGCGGCCGAGGATCACCTGCGCGCCGGCCTCCCGCTGTATGCCACCCCCGAGGCGGCCCGCACCTTCAATGACGACTTGGACTGGGTCGAGCGCGAGATGGGCGTCGGATTGGTAGCGCCGGACGAAGCCGGAGGCCTCTCGGGCGTGACCGAGATCCCGCTGACCGACTTCGACCTGCCGGCGCTGCGCCGGGCGCTGCAAGCCTTCGGCCTGGTGCTCGCCCCTGCGGCCGTCGCCGTCGCCGTTTTCGACCATGGCGCAGCGCCGCCCCAGGTCTCCGACCGTCAGTTTCGCTTCGACTATCTGGCATCCCAGATCCTGCAGCACAATCGCCTCACCGCATTCGCCCACCGTTC of Anaerolineales bacterium contains these proteins:
- a CDS encoding NAD(P)H-dependent oxidoreductase subunit E; this translates as MPRPAPKPMRKYVYAGDPLAEPPPPELLQILDKFRGKQDALITVLEEIQEHYSFLPQRQLQHTAQELGFPLSQLYGIATFYNLFKLSPPGRYQVRVCKGTACHVGLSSAIQALIEKKLGIGEDETTQDGLITLQTLACVGACSLAPVMVVNERTYGRMTPEKAWEVLRRLQGDILLPDEEAF
- a CDS encoding serine/threonine-protein kinase — protein: MPFAAGSFLHQRYRIEALLGKGGMGAVYQAFDETLQIRVAVKENLNFNPEAERQFHREASLLAGLRHPNLPRVTDHFSEEDRQYLVMDFIEGVDLHARAKRHPPSVDEVLRWADALCDALGYLHTRTPPIIHRDVKPANVKLQPDGTIVLVDFGLAKVFDQHQTTTGARGLTPGFSPPEQYGGSRTDARTDQYSLAATIYALLTGRPPADSIERMLKKEELIRAAQFNPAVPAYVDSALTGALALEQDERFPDLAAFQQALGGRAPAPTVRAASAPARGRPRSRRGLWIAAGLGGLLLLGAIGMGGLVLLGRAAGAIPTASATRQATATTAATLPVVAPPPSETVQPSETPEPTLPATEAASPTAPVGIGAARAIALVSDREDGRTLQIWSMLPDGSQPRQMTFGPGDKTQPRWSPDGARLLFVAPAGKDALGNDLGLDIWAMNADGSGIQDVTLSPGDDTDPAWSSDGQSIAFTSDRIDRKEQVFQMESGCLQTPEGCQSVRQRNVSAGFAVEYSPAWSPDASQLAVVASINGAPGRIFIHDLVLPAAGTPVPMPAQFDPRDNIVGADHLRWSGDGAFFVFTWLQPTTNEIYLVTLDNPASPRKLTNTAGNKEPALSPDGSYIAFTSTRDQNPEVYVMSTSGADEINLTNLPTARDMQPDWQP